CGTTGGTATAACCCACGGCAAAATAAGCAATACTTGATACACCCCTCTAAGCTTTATTTTACTATCATTAAGTATTACAGCAAATGTTACTCCAAACACTAGTTGCAAGGCCACTGAGAAAAATGTGTATAAAAAAGTATTCACCAAAACGTCGTAAAAACTACCAAAGTTTATTACAAAGAACGGAGATCTCTCAACAATCTCCCTAGCCCATTCAAAACCCACTCTAGAAAGAATATGATTGAAGTTAAGAATATCTTGGTAATTCAAAAAACCCACAAACTGCCTTGCAAGATTTAAGTCCGATAAATACCTAGAAAGAGATGTAAAACTCATTATTATCGTGAAAAAGAAAGGAATACCTATTAGAACGACTACCAAAAGCAGTGCAGTTATTATGAAGGCATAAACCACACTATAGTTGTAGAAAGCATTCAACCACTTCTCAAGTCCCCCTCTAGCAAAATAGTAGAAAACTCCTATACTACACAAGATAATGGTAACAAAGAAGACAGTAAAAGTATTTTTGAAGATACCCAGGTAGTATCCCAGAGAAGATTCATCAGTAGAAATCTTACCATCACTCTCAATAAATCTTAGTGACCTTATGTCTCCAACATTCTGCGAGCTTGCATCAAGAAATCCCTCTTTTTCAGTAGCTATCCCCTTTTCGCCAAGTTTCGTAAACAGAACTTCAGAAATTTTTGCAATCTTCTCTGCCTTCTCCTTAACCAAAGCATCAATAAGCGGAATGCAGAAGTTTATTACTAAAACACCCACTAACAGGATAATTCCTATACCAATGTATACTCTAAGTTTCTCTGGGAAAAACCTCAACAGTAAAAACACCGTAGAAAGAATGACGGAAATTACCAAAAGCATAACAAAGGTTGGTATCGGAAATATAGGAGGCTTTTCTATATAAGCAACACCAACTGTCAAGTCACTGTCTTTAAATGTAAAAGCCTTCACCACCCTGTCATATCCTACAAAGAATCCTCTCTTTCTCTCCTCGACTACAAAGTTGTTTTCCGTAGAATCTTTCTTGACCCTAAAGATGTTGTTTATCATAGTAGTTTGTGAATTCAGAGCTTCTAAATCTGAAGAAGCCACAAGCTTTTCACCAAGTATAACTTCCACCCCCCAGAGATTCTTGCTAAAAAGTTCAGCTTCATCCTTAGGATTACCATACTCAGCAACAATCTCACTCAAAACTACCGAGAAATCCTTCAGTTTGTTCTCCGCCTGCTGTTTACCTAAGGCATCTACTTTCTTCTTCTTAGGTTCTACTTTCTTAACCTTCTCACCAAACAACTCAAATCCACTGCTCTCTGGCTCTTCCTCAAGAAATGAAAGCCAGGATTTACCCGTCTCCTTCTCCTCTGCCCCAACCCCAAACTTTTCATAAACAAGTTTTGAAGTATTCATCAGTAACGCAA
Above is a genomic segment from Brevinematia bacterium containing:
- a CDS encoding sugar ABC transporter permease; this translates as MKFFIKRYDFSPLKRIFVAGLSAVALMLVLLGVYISILVNAVENFETEAVIALLMNTSKLVYEKFGVGAEEKETGKSWLSFLEEEPESSGFELFGEKVKKVEPKKKKVDALGKQQAENKLKDFSVVLSEIVAEYGNPKDEAELFSKNLWGVEVILGEKLVASSDLEALNSQTTMINNIFRVKKDSTENNFVVEERKRGFFVGYDRVVKAFTFKDSDLTVGVAYIEKPPIFPIPTFVMLLVISVILSTVFLLLRFFPEKLRVYIGIGIILLVGVLVINFCIPLIDALVKEKAEKIAKISEVLFTKLGEKGIATEKEGFLDASSQNVGDIRSLRFIESDGKISTDESSLGYYLGIFKNTFTVFFVTIILCSIGVFYYFARGGLEKWLNAFYNYSVVYAFIITALLLVVVLIGIPFFFTIIMSFTSLSRYLSDLNLARQFVGFLNYQDILNFNHILSRVGFEWAREIVERSPFFVINFGSFYDVLVNTFLYTFFSVALQLVFGVTFAVILNDSKIKLRGVYQVLLILPWVIPTYISALLWREALGQYGVFKQLFDAIGLEGFDIHANSSVYFLSICFVSAWYAFPFIMIVTLSGLQGISESVKDAALIDGANWFTRLFSIYLPLIRPTLLPSVLLSSIWTFNNFNIVFLYTRGNDAYDILITRIYDFVSRPDLRVFTYGYAAAYSVLVFAILLIYILSFAKITKLTERTY